A single region of the Lotus japonicus ecotype B-129 chromosome 4, LjGifu_v1.2 genome encodes:
- the LOC130713372 gene encoding protein ALP1-like, with amino-acid sequence MDPPEFDLEAYLEKSKREDTYVLNHFRERRNLILEGSAPRGRKYLSRDHAGANQRLIDDYFANQPTYDDGIFRRRYRMQKHVFLRIVADLSSSDSYFTQRVDAAKKEGISPLAKCTTAMRMLAYGVAADAVDEYIKIGETTALECVRRFCKGIIRLYEQEYMRAPTQEDLQRILQVSEMRGFPGMIGSIDCMHWEWKNCPKAWEGQFARGDKGTTTVILEAVASPDLWIWHAFFGCPGTLNDINVLDRSPVFDELEQGNAPRVNFIVNQRPYNMAYYLADGIYPSYPTFVKSIRLPQTEPDKCFAKHQEGCRKDIERAFGVLQARFKIIREPARFWDITDLGIIMRSCIILHNMIVEDERDTYAQRWTDFEQAEGSGSSTPQPYSTEVLPAFADHVRARSEFRDPNVHHQLQADLVKHIWAKFGMYDD; translated from the coding sequence atggatccacCAGAGTTTGATCTCGAAGCTTACCTTGAAAAAAGCAAGAGAGAAGACACTTATGTACTCAACCACTTTAGGGAGCGTCGAAATCTAATATTGGAGGGTAGCGCACCTCGTGGTAGAAAATATCTCAGTAGAGATCATGCAGGGGCAAACCAAAGGCTAAttgacgactactttgccaatcagcctacatacgacgatggaatattccgtcgccggtaccggatgcaaaaacatgtgttccttcgaatcgttgcggacctttcaagtagtgatagctacttcacccagcgagtcgatgcagcgaagaaagaaggtatatcgcccttagcaaaatgcaccacagcaatgcgaatgttagcatatggtgtggcagcagatgcagtcgacgagtacatcaaaataggagAGACTACAGCATTGGAGTGTGTACGcagattctgtaaaggaatcatacgattgtatgagcaagagtacatgagagcaccaacccaagaggacctgcaaagaatactacaggttagtgaaatgcgggggttcccaggcatgatcgggagtattgactgcatgcactgggagtggaaaaattgtcctaaagcatgggaaggtcaatttgctagaggggataagggaaccaccacagttattcttgaagcagttgcatctcctgatctttggatctggcatgccttttttggatgtccgggaaccttgaacgatataaacgttctagaccggtcaccagtgtttgatgaattggaaCAGGGAAACGCTCCACGTGTGAATTTCATCGTGAaccaacgtccctataatatggcatactatctagctgatggtatctacccttcttatccaacttttgTCAAGtctattagacttcctcaaactgaacccgataagtgctttgcaaaacatcaggagggatgtcggaaggacatcgaacgtgcatttggagtgcttcaagctcgttttaaaatcatccgtgaaccagctcgcttcTGGGACATaactgatttgggtatcatcatgaggtcatgcatcatattacataatatgattgttgaggatgaacgagatacatATGCTCAAcgctggaccgattttgagcaagctgagggaagtggatctagtacaccgcaaccatactcgaccgaggtgttacccgcttttgcggatcacgtgcgtgctagatccgagttccgTGATCCAAATGTCCATCACCAACtacaagcagatctagtgaagcacatctgggcaaagtttggaatgtatgatgattaa